Proteins encoded by one window of Cannabis sativa cultivar Pink pepper isolate KNU-18-1 chromosome 4, ASM2916894v1, whole genome shotgun sequence:
- the LOC133036858 gene encoding uncharacterized protein LOC133036858 gives MLAERFRKQHPPEFEGGIDPVVAEEWMSRIESILQMLRVNGNDRVKCASYMLRKDAFLAAKVDEFTGLVQGSLTVTEYAQKFNRLAKFAPHLVPTDRVRAHRFVEGLKPMVARDVEIVSRGQFSYAQVIEMALTAERSENKIWKENAARRESKKGGANSNDHKKRGQDQSGQSSQQKRYKTDNDQRFNGSSGRNIPECPKCTKRHLSECRAKACYKCGKEGHIKRNCPLWGQIGNKAEPKKDNKYVPARVFAITQAEAEAKPSVVSG, from the exons ATGTTAGCAGAGAGATTTCGGAAACAACACCCACCTGAGTTTGAGGGAGGCATAGACCCAGTAGTGGCTGAAGAGTGGATGAGTCGCATAGAAAGCATTTTGCAGATGCTAAGGGTCAATGGGAATGACCGAGTGAAGTGTGCATCATACATGCTGAGGAAAGATGCTT TTCTAGCAGCGAAGGTCGATGAATTTACTGGATTGGTCCAAGGGAGCCTTACTGTGactgagtatgcacaaaaatttaATAGATTGGCGAAATTCGCTCCACATCTAGTACCTACTGATAGAGTGAGAGCACATCGATTTGTGGAAGGCCTGAAACCAATGGTTGCTCGAGATGTGGAAATTGTGTCAAGGGGTCAATTCAGTTATGCTCAAGTTATCGAAATGGCTCTTACGGCTGAGCGGAGtgaaaacaaaatttggaaggaaaatgctgCCAGGAGAGAATCTAAGAAAGGTGGAGCCAATTCAAATGACCACAAGAAACGGGGACAAGACCAGTCCGGGCAGTCAAGTCAACAGAAGAGGTACAAAACTGATAACGACCAACGATTTAATGGCAGCAGTGGGCGAAACATTCCAGAATGCCCTAAATGTACCAAACGTCATCTCAGCGAGTGTCGCGCAAAAGCATGCTACAAATGTGGAAAGGAAGGACATATCAAACGCAATTGCCCACTGTGGGGACAGATTGGGAACAAAGCAGAACCCAAGAAAGACAACAAGTATGTCCCAGCCAGAGTTTTTGCCATCACTCAAGCAGAAGCTGAGGCCAAACCTTCGGTTGTATCAGGTTAG